One genomic window of Candidatus Methylomirabilota bacterium includes the following:
- a CDS encoding maleylpyruvate isomerase N-terminal domain-containing protein codes for MAADRSHNALNDTQRARLEAFIKGQSDADLQRPLPAGWTVAGVLAHIAFWDQRAFLLLDEWEKTGKAPKALDEGAGAIDWINDASKPMFLAMPPRRAAELTLSIARATDAKIAGLRDDLIEKNKAAGTPVSLDRAEHRREHLDEMERALKPR; via the coding sequence ATGGCGGCCGACCGCAGCCACAATGCCCTGAACGACACGCAGCGCGCCCGCCTCGAGGCCTTCATCAAGGGCCAGAGCGACGCCGATCTCCAGCGCCCGCTCCCCGCGGGCTGGACGGTGGCGGGGGTGCTGGCGCACATCGCCTTCTGGGATCAGCGCGCGTTCCTGCTCCTGGACGAGTGGGAGAAGACGGGCAAGGCCCCAAAAGCCCTCGACGAAGGCGCCGGCGCCATCGACTGGATCAACGACGCCTCCAAGCCGATGTTCCTCGCGATGCCGCCCCGGCGCGCCGCCGAGCTGACGCTCTCGATCGCGCGGGCCACCGATGCCAAGATCGCGGGGCTGCGCGACGACCTCATCGAGAAGAACAAGGCGGCGGGCACGCCTGTGTCGCTGGATCGCGCCGAGCATCGAAGGGAGCATCTCGACGAGATGGAGCGCGCGCTCAAGCCCCGCTAG
- a CDS encoding amidohydrolase family protein yields MLDTLITGGHLLTMTGPGVGFVEDGAVGIRGRKIVAVGPRAQVEAQGPATMTLDARDRLVMPGLVDAHMHSAAVLGRGWAQEVEKWMDSAYGPMLRNVDPADAPLATLWALMEGVANGTTTFADYTRPMGELVKSHALLGSRGVVCDSISERNFANRDQWIAQGWKPGDPTPLDAEAGKESLERSLRLHEQWDGHDEGRIRVIFGPHAADFLSKEMLLRVQAEARKRGCRLHLHVAQDPRENNATQQRFGLRAIPYLESIGLLAPDLIAVHLSTATEAEVETVVKAGGGMVCCANSIGIIDGAMPPAALFKRLGGRVALGSDQAPGNNSHNIFSEMRATAMYPKIRAEHPLAIPSWQVLRSATIEGAEVLGVADRVGSLEVGKDADLIFLDLTRPPLAPVLLRPARNLVANLVYAETGRNVVLSMVAGKIIYRDGRFTNVDAEQVHRDVRAAAERLQRATAADDRTRDLPIVDLTRRGLV; encoded by the coding sequence ATGCTCGACACGCTGATCACCGGCGGCCACCTCCTCACCATGACGGGCCCCGGCGTCGGCTTCGTGGAAGACGGTGCCGTCGGCATCCGTGGCCGCAAGATCGTCGCGGTGGGGCCGCGCGCTCAGGTCGAGGCCCAGGGCCCCGCCACCATGACGCTCGACGCGCGAGATCGTCTCGTCATGCCTGGCCTCGTCGACGCCCACATGCACTCGGCGGCGGTGCTCGGGCGAGGGTGGGCGCAGGAAGTCGAGAAGTGGATGGACTCGGCCTACGGGCCCATGCTGCGCAACGTGGATCCGGCCGACGCGCCGCTGGCCACGCTCTGGGCGTTGATGGAGGGCGTGGCGAACGGCACCACCACGTTCGCCGACTACACGCGGCCCATGGGCGAGCTGGTGAAGAGCCACGCGCTGCTGGGGAGCCGCGGCGTCGTGTGCGACAGCATCAGCGAGCGGAACTTCGCCAACCGCGATCAGTGGATCGCCCAGGGCTGGAAGCCGGGGGATCCCACGCCGCTGGACGCGGAGGCGGGCAAGGAGTCGCTCGAGCGCTCACTGCGGCTTCACGAGCAGTGGGACGGCCATGACGAGGGGCGCATCCGCGTGATCTTCGGCCCGCACGCCGCGGACTTCCTCTCCAAGGAAATGCTGCTGCGCGTGCAGGCCGAGGCGCGCAAGCGCGGCTGCCGACTGCATCTTCACGTGGCGCAGGACCCGCGGGAGAACAACGCCACCCAGCAGCGCTTCGGCCTGCGCGCCATTCCCTACCTCGAGTCGATCGGGCTCCTGGCCCCCGACCTGATCGCGGTGCACCTCTCCACCGCCACCGAAGCCGAGGTGGAGACGGTGGTGAAGGCCGGCGGCGGGATGGTCTGCTGCGCCAACTCCATCGGCATCATCGACGGGGCGATGCCGCCGGCGGCGCTGTTCAAGCGCCTCGGCGGGCGGGTGGCCCTGGGCTCGGATCAAGCCCCGGGCAACAACTCGCACAACATCTTCAGCGAGATGCGGGCGACGGCGATGTATCCCAAGATCCGCGCCGAGCATCCGCTGGCCATTCCCTCGTGGCAGGTGCTGCGGAGCGCGACCATCGAGGGCGCGGAGGTGCTGGGCGTGGCCGATCGTGTGGGCTCGCTGGAGGTCGGCAAGGACGCGGATCTGATCTTCCTCGATCTCACGCGCCCGCCGCTGGCCCCCGTGCTGCTGCGCCCGGCGCGGAACCTTGTGGCGAACCTCGTCTACGCGGAGACGGGGCGGAATGTCGTGCTTTCGATGGTGGCCGGCAAGATCATCTACCGGGACGGCCGTTTCACCAACGTCGACGCGGAGCAAGTCCACCGCGACGTGCGGGCCGCCGCCGAGCGCCTGCAGCGCGCCACCGCTGCCGACGATCGCACGCGCGACCTGCCCATCGTGGACCTCACGCGGCGCGGCCTGGTCTAG
- a CDS encoding ABC transporter substrate-binding protein has translation MIVRTTLAAFFAVALLATPLIADAQSAERMVRLGYLSIGSQSGSGLYTRPLEGFKQQLRELGWVEGRNLAIEYRFADGRTERLPALAEELVRIKVDLIYASPTPAALAAKKATSTIPIVGGSLTEPVAVGLVASLARPGGNVTGVSYAFGTEIFGKQLEMLRDVAPRVRRVAVLANPPSTPAYPQMLEATKAAARSLGLELQLIEIHEAKEFDAAFAAMTKERAEALLVMGHPIFFLNRQRLAELAVKHRLPSMSTQEQWVDAGGLMSYGPNFVDLARRGAVYVDRVLRGAKPGDLPIEQPTNLALVLNLKTAKRLGITIPPALRERANQVIE, from the coding sequence ATGATCGTCCGAACCACCCTCGCGGCGTTCTTCGCCGTCGCCCTGCTCGCCACGCCGTTGATCGCAGACGCCCAGTCGGCGGAGAGGATGGTCCGGCTGGGCTATCTCTCCATCGGCAGCCAGAGTGGGAGCGGCCTCTATACCCGTCCCCTGGAGGGATTCAAGCAGCAGCTACGCGAGCTCGGCTGGGTCGAAGGGCGGAACCTCGCCATCGAGTACCGCTTCGCCGACGGCCGCACCGAGCGGCTGCCCGCCCTGGCGGAGGAGCTGGTCCGCATCAAAGTCGACCTCATCTACGCCAGCCCGACGCCCGCGGCGCTCGCCGCGAAGAAGGCCACGAGCACGATCCCGATCGTCGGAGGGAGCCTGACCGAGCCGGTCGCGGTAGGCCTCGTGGCCAGCCTCGCCCGCCCGGGGGGCAACGTCACGGGGGTGTCGTACGCCTTCGGCACCGAAATCTTCGGAAAGCAGCTGGAGATGCTCAGAGACGTGGCCCCCAGGGTGCGGCGCGTGGCGGTCCTCGCGAATCCGCCTAGCACTCCCGCGTATCCGCAGATGCTGGAAGCCACCAAGGCCGCGGCCAGGTCGCTCGGATTGGAACTGCAGCTGATCGAGATTCACGAGGCCAAGGAGTTCGACGCGGCCTTCGCGGCCATGACCAAGGAGCGCGCGGAGGCACTCCTGGTGATGGGGCACCCGATATTCTTCCTCAACCGCCAGCGGCTCGCCGAGCTCGCGGTGAAGCATCGGCTCCCCTCGATGTCCACGCAGGAGCAATGGGTGGACGCGGGAGGCCTCATGTCCTATGGGCCGAACTTCGTCGATCTGGCTCGCCGAGGCGCCGTCTACGTGGACCGGGTTCTCAGGGGCGCCAAGCCCGGCGACCTCCCCATCGAGCAGCCGACCAATCTGGCGCTCGTGCTGAACCTCAAGACGGCCAAGCGGCTCGGGATCACGATCCCGCCGGCGCTGCGGGAGCGGGCGAATCAGGTGATCGAGTGA
- a CDS encoding hydantoinase B/oxoprolinase family protein, translated as MTAMSSTDPATFEVVKNALYCAAEEMKVVLAKTAYSPLLKVAGDYSCGLFDVGGEMVAQGPDLPIHLGSMPLAVKAVIRAFPSFEPGDVFIHNDPYFGGSHLPDVNVVMPAFHEGTLLGFACVRAHWPDIGSNTPGSYGTATEIYGEGLRLPPVRLVKAGVPNADVEAIIFTNVRTPEERRGDLRAQIAANLRGVTRLAELAKKYGAGRLLKIMQEVLDYSERMMRAMLSGLPDGTASFEELCDGDGVLEQGETTDRPFKIRMTVTKRGDTLTVDFAGTDKQVAGPMNAPLNVTASGIYCAIKMVADPTDLVPPNSGCWRPVELHAEPGTVVHAQAPAPVVFANHEISHRVADMLFGALAQLAPERVMACSQGTSAILTVGGVDYRNGARFVSYETIKGGFGARPTKDGVNGMSSGISNTMNTPIEILEMSFPVRVERYAVIPDSGGVGKYRGGCGVERVWRILGNPAQVSVCLERGVTPPFGLAGGGPGAGARVSLIASDGAERRLNTKGTFTAEPESQVVMHAPGAGGYGPPSERDPARAREDAVNGYVGTGADCSACAPAGGR; from the coding sequence ATGACCGCGATGTCGAGCACCGATCCCGCGACCTTCGAGGTGGTCAAGAACGCGCTCTACTGCGCCGCCGAGGAGATGAAGGTGGTCCTGGCCAAGACCGCCTACTCGCCGCTGCTCAAGGTGGCGGGCGACTATTCCTGCGGCCTCTTCGACGTGGGGGGCGAGATGGTCGCGCAGGGGCCGGATCTGCCCATTCATCTTGGCTCCATGCCGCTCGCGGTGAAGGCGGTGATCCGCGCGTTCCCATCCTTCGAGCCTGGCGACGTCTTCATCCACAACGATCCCTACTTCGGCGGGAGCCACCTGCCCGACGTGAACGTCGTGATGCCCGCGTTCCACGAGGGCACGCTGCTGGGCTTCGCGTGCGTGCGCGCGCATTGGCCCGACATCGGCAGCAACACACCGGGCTCCTACGGCACCGCGACGGAGATCTACGGTGAGGGCCTGCGGCTGCCGCCGGTGCGCCTGGTCAAGGCGGGCGTGCCCAATGCGGACGTGGAGGCCATCATCTTCACCAACGTGCGCACGCCGGAAGAGCGCCGCGGCGACCTGCGCGCCCAGATCGCGGCGAATCTCCGTGGCGTCACGCGGCTCGCCGAGCTGGCCAAGAAGTACGGCGCGGGGCGCCTGCTCAAGATCATGCAGGAGGTGCTGGATTACTCCGAGCGCATGATGCGCGCGATGCTCTCGGGGCTGCCCGACGGGACCGCGTCTTTCGAGGAGCTCTGCGACGGCGACGGCGTGCTCGAGCAGGGCGAGACCACGGATCGTCCGTTCAAGATCCGCATGACGGTGACCAAGCGCGGCGACACGCTCACCGTCGACTTCGCCGGCACCGACAAGCAGGTCGCCGGCCCCATGAACGCGCCACTCAACGTCACCGCCTCCGGCATCTACTGTGCGATCAAGATGGTGGCGGATCCGACCGACCTCGTCCCCCCCAACTCCGGCTGCTGGCGCCCGGTGGAGCTTCACGCCGAGCCCGGCACGGTGGTGCATGCCCAGGCCCCCGCGCCCGTGGTGTTCGCCAACCACGAGATCTCCCACCGCGTGGCCGACATGCTCTTCGGCGCCCTCGCTCAGCTCGCGCCCGAGCGCGTGATGGCCTGCTCGCAGGGCACGTCCGCCATTCTCACCGTGGGCGGCGTGGACTACCGGAACGGCGCACGCTTCGTCTCCTACGAGACTATCAAGGGCGGCTTCGGCGCCCGCCCCACCAAGGACGGCGTCAACGGAATGTCCAGCGGCATCTCCAACACCATGAACACGCCCATCGAGATCCTGGAGATGTCCTTCCCCGTGCGGGTGGAGCGCTACGCCGTCATCCCGGACTCGGGCGGGGTGGGGAAGTACCGCGGCGGCTGCGGTGTCGAGCGCGTGTGGCGCATTCTTGGGAATCCCGCCCAGGTCAGCGTCTGCCTCGAGCGCGGCGTCACCCCGCCCTTCGGCCTGGCCGGCGGCGGTCCCGGCGCGGGCGCGCGCGTGAGCCTGATCGCATCCGACGGCGCCGAGCGGCGGCTCAACACCAAGGGCACGTTCACCGCCGAGCCGGAGTCCCAGGTGGTGATGCACGCGCCGGGCGCCGGCGGCTACGGCCCGCCGAGCGAGCGCGATCCGGCGCGGGCGCGGGAGGACGCAGTGAACGGGTACGTGGGGACCGGCGCGGATTGCAGCGCCTGTGCGCCCGCCGGAGGTCGATGA
- a CDS encoding hydantoinase/oxoprolinase family protein: protein MTWRIGVDIGGTFTDVVVADEATGSLDVVKVPTTPRDFARGVLDALDAATRRHGVVPSQVSFLAHATTVVTNALLEEKGARTALLTTQGMRDVLELRRSARASLYDLFQDGPHVIVPRHMRLEIRERLDAQGQVVTPLRIEDVDRAIDFLRRHEVQAVAVCFLYSFLNDAHERAVGARLRAALPGVPVFLSSEVLPEIREFERTSTTAVCAYVGPILASYLDRLESAVKSQGFPSPYVMGSSGGVFTVAEGLTMPAMAVESGPAAGVIAAQLIGRRLGLPNLISFDMGGTTAKASLIERGEVSTTSEYEVGGGASARRWMHGTGHPIRVPVIDLAEVSAGGGSIAWIDPGGALRVGPESAGAEPGPVCYGQGGEAPTVTDADLVLGYLNPVALLGGALPVHLDRARAAIESRIARPLKQGVLEAATGIVDVVTAGMAAALRIVSVERGHDPREFTLVAFGGAGPVHAARLAQELEIPRVIVPPIPGGFSALGLVASDFRRDYVKTFYARLDEARMEDVAAAYAAMEDSARAMLRAAGVSEARWEVTRAADCRYGRQAYELTVPMAAGPVSAASLARLAADFHGKHRQTYGHASPDEAVQCVNLRVAAVGRLDALDVAKRGGTPVTSDRTPASSPREVYFKETGSVRCDVIPREALAPGARRAGPLIIEAMDATVVVPPGWRARVDAGGFIELTQEAWS, encoded by the coding sequence ATGACCTGGCGCATCGGCGTGGACATCGGCGGCACGTTCACCGACGTGGTGGTGGCGGACGAGGCCACGGGCAGCCTCGACGTGGTCAAGGTCCCGACGACGCCGCGCGACTTCGCCCGCGGCGTCCTGGACGCGCTGGATGCCGCCACACGGCGGCACGGCGTCGTGCCCTCCCAGGTCTCGTTCCTCGCGCATGCCACCACCGTGGTGACCAACGCGCTGCTCGAGGAGAAGGGGGCGCGCACCGCGCTCCTCACGACGCAGGGCATGCGCGACGTGCTGGAATTGCGCCGCTCCGCCCGGGCCAGCCTCTACGACCTTTTCCAGGACGGCCCGCACGTGATCGTGCCGCGGCACATGCGGCTCGAGATCCGCGAGCGCCTGGACGCCCAAGGGCAGGTGGTGACGCCGCTCCGGATCGAGGACGTGGATCGCGCCATCGACTTCCTGCGCCGCCACGAGGTGCAGGCGGTGGCGGTCTGCTTCCTCTACTCCTTCCTGAACGACGCGCACGAGCGCGCGGTGGGTGCGCGGCTTCGCGCCGCGCTGCCCGGCGTGCCCGTGTTCCTGTCATCGGAGGTGCTGCCCGAGATCCGCGAGTTCGAGCGCACCAGCACCACCGCGGTGTGCGCCTACGTCGGGCCCATCCTGGCCTCCTATCTCGACCGGCTCGAGTCGGCGGTGAAGAGCCAGGGCTTTCCCTCGCCCTACGTCATGGGCTCGTCCGGCGGCGTGTTCACGGTGGCGGAGGGGCTCACCATGCCGGCGATGGCGGTGGAGTCCGGGCCCGCCGCCGGCGTCATCGCCGCCCAGCTCATCGGCCGGCGGCTGGGGCTGCCGAATCTCATCTCGTTCGACATGGGCGGCACCACCGCGAAGGCGAGCCTCATCGAGCGCGGCGAGGTGAGCACGACCTCGGAATACGAGGTGGGCGGCGGCGCGAGCGCACGACGTTGGATGCACGGCACCGGGCATCCGATCCGCGTGCCGGTGATCGACCTGGCCGAGGTCTCCGCGGGTGGGGGAAGCATCGCATGGATCGATCCGGGCGGGGCGCTGCGCGTGGGGCCCGAGTCCGCGGGCGCCGAGCCGGGGCCCGTGTGCTATGGCCAGGGGGGCGAGGCACCCACCGTGACCGACGCCGATCTGGTGCTGGGCTACCTGAACCCGGTGGCGCTCCTGGGCGGCGCGCTGCCCGTGCACCTGGACCGCGCCCGCGCCGCCATCGAGTCGCGGATCGCGCGGCCGCTGAAGCAGGGCGTGCTCGAGGCCGCCACCGGCATCGTGGACGTGGTGACGGCCGGCATGGCCGCGGCGCTCCGCATCGTGTCGGTCGAGCGCGGGCACGATCCCCGCGAGTTCACGCTGGTGGCCTTCGGCGGCGCGGGCCCGGTGCACGCGGCGCGGCTGGCCCAGGAGCTCGAGATTCCGCGCGTGATCGTTCCGCCGATTCCCGGCGGCTTCTCGGCGCTGGGGCTGGTCGCCTCTGATTTTCGCCGCGACTACGTGAAGACGTTCTACGCCCGTCTCGACGAGGCGCGCATGGAGGACGTGGCCGCGGCCTATGCCGCCATGGAGGACTCGGCGCGCGCCATGCTGCGCGCGGCCGGCGTGTCCGAGGCGCGCTGGGAGGTCACGCGCGCCGCCGACTGCCGCTACGGCCGCCAGGCCTACGAGCTGACGGTGCCGATGGCGGCAGGCCCGGTGAGCGCGGCGAGCCTCGCGCGGCTGGCCGCGGACTTCCACGGAAAGCACCGGCAGACCTACGGCCACGCGAGTCCGGACGAGGCGGTGCAGTGCGTGAACCTGCGCGTGGCCGCGGTGGGGCGACTGGACGCGCTGGACGTGGCGAAGCGGGGTGGCACGCCGGTGACGAGCGACCGCACGCCCGCGAGCAGCCCCCGCGAGGTCTATTTCAAGGAGACGGGCTCGGTGCGCTGCGACGTGATCCCGCGGGAGGCGCTGGCCCCCGGCGCGCGCCGCGCGGGTCCCCTCATCATCGAGGCGATGGACGCCACCGTGGTGGTCCCGCCGGGCTGGCGCGCCCGCGTGGACGCCGGCGGCTTCATCGAGCTCACGCAGGAGGCGTGGTCATGA
- a CDS encoding phosphotransferase has protein sequence MIDGARLVEYLSASLDGARVGLAEPPAPVSGGFDTTIYTLRLVGAPPNLSGPLILRVLAPHYDPRRALREQAIQNALAEQGYPAPRVPLASADPGILGAGFLIMERLPGRPLLAMRRLGMARALVRAQRRLHALDPEPVLKAIEGAMPNGSREHTVEGELAQYERRVARSSLLGLAPALGWLRASRPSVEGPTVVCHGDFHPQNLLVNDRLELTGVLDWPNTLFAEREYDVANSRVILRYAPADLVEVPRSMRWVVRAARLALVRRFMAGHRRAAPLAPSAFRYYEALGCMRGFLRVAEQRVLAARAGTPLTRIDASSFGERLARRFARLTGVRPSLPPIKGPSK, from the coding sequence GTGATCGACGGGGCCCGGCTCGTCGAGTACCTGAGCGCGTCGCTCGACGGTGCTCGCGTCGGGCTGGCCGAGCCGCCCGCGCCGGTGTCGGGCGGCTTCGACACCACGATCTATACGCTGCGCCTCGTCGGGGCGCCGCCCAATCTGTCCGGGCCGCTCATTCTCCGCGTGCTGGCGCCGCACTACGATCCACGGCGGGCGCTCCGCGAGCAGGCCATCCAGAATGCGCTCGCCGAGCAGGGCTATCCCGCGCCGCGCGTGCCGCTGGCCAGCGCGGACCCGGGCATCCTCGGCGCGGGCTTTCTGATCATGGAGCGGCTGCCCGGCCGGCCGCTCCTCGCGATGCGCCGGCTCGGCATGGCGCGGGCATTGGTGCGGGCGCAGCGCCGCCTGCACGCTCTCGATCCGGAGCCGGTGCTGAAGGCCATCGAGGGCGCGATGCCGAACGGCAGCCGCGAGCACACGGTGGAGGGTGAGCTCGCCCAGTACGAGCGGCGCGTGGCGCGCAGCTCGCTCCTGGGCCTGGCGCCCGCGCTCGGCTGGCTCCGCGCGAGCCGGCCGTCGGTGGAGGGGCCGACCGTGGTCTGCCACGGCGACTTCCACCCCCAGAACCTCCTCGTGAACGATCGACTCGAGCTCACCGGCGTGCTCGACTGGCCCAACACGCTCTTCGCCGAGCGCGAGTACGACGTGGCGAACTCGCGGGTGATCCTGCGCTACGCACCGGCGGACCTGGTGGAGGTGCCGCGGTCCATGCGGTGGGTGGTCCGCGCCGCGCGCCTGGCCCTGGTGCGTCGTTTCATGGCCGGGCATCGACGCGCGGCCCCGCTCGCCCCGTCCGCCTTCCGGTACTACGAGGCCCTGGGCTGCATGCGCGGGTTTCTCCGCGTAGCCGAGCAGCGCGTCCTGGCCGCGCGCGCGGGCACGCCGCTGACCCGCATCGACGCCTCGAGCTTCGGCGAGCGGCTGGCGCGGCGCTTCGCGCGGCTGACCGGCGTGCGCCCCTCGCTCCCTCCCATCAAAGGACCATCGAAATGA
- a CDS encoding S9 family peptidase translates to MSLGTPSAPTPPRARKDPRVTEVHGDRLVDEYHWLRRKEDAEVLAYLEAENAYSDAVMKPTEAFQQALYAEMLGRIKEDDETVPYRRGGHFYYARTEKGKQYPIYCRKAGGLSAPEEVTLDLNALAVGLPFLALGMYSVSDDGQLLAYTLDTTGFREYTLHVKDLRTGALLPDRIERVSSVAWAADSATLFHVTEDDAKRAYRLWRHRLGDRDDVLLWQEDDELFRLGVWRSRSRALVLCASRSFTTTEHRFIPAHRVDAEWRTILSREKEHEYEVDHGLGPDGGRFYIRTNAGGRRNFRLVWAPEGEPGSESWTELIAHREDVTLEDVDVFASHYVVLEREEGLNRLRVVSLADGTSRHVQFPEPAYDIEAEANPEFDASGYRFAYQSFITPPTIYDYEMGTARLNLLKRQEVLGHYDSTRYRVERIHATASDGTRVPISLVCRKDTPRDGSSPLLLNGYGAYGIVASPAFSSNRLSLLDRGVAFAIAHVRGGGDMGKRWHDAGRMLQKKHTFTDFIACAEHLIGQGYTASPRLVIEGGSAGGLLIGAVLNMRPELCHAALLRVPFVDVINTMLDESLPLTVGEFEEWGNPKIREHYEYMRSYCPYTNLGPRHYPIILARTALNDSQVMYWEPAKWVARMRDLKADDHPLLFKINMAAGHGGASGRYDFLREIALDHAFTLTTLGRAS, encoded by the coding sequence GTGAGCCTCGGGACACCCTCCGCTCCCACGCCGCCGCGCGCCCGGAAAGACCCCCGGGTGACCGAGGTCCACGGCGACCGCCTCGTGGACGAGTACCACTGGCTGCGCCGGAAGGAGGACGCCGAGGTCCTCGCCTATCTCGAGGCCGAGAACGCCTACTCCGACGCGGTGATGAAGCCCACTGAGGCCTTCCAGCAGGCGCTCTACGCGGAGATGCTGGGCCGCATCAAGGAAGACGACGAGACGGTGCCCTATCGCCGGGGCGGGCACTTCTACTACGCGCGTACCGAGAAGGGCAAGCAGTACCCGATCTACTGCCGCAAGGCCGGCGGCCTGAGCGCGCCCGAGGAGGTCACGCTCGATCTCAACGCGCTGGCCGTCGGGCTGCCGTTCCTCGCCCTCGGCATGTATTCGGTGTCGGACGACGGCCAACTCCTCGCCTACACGCTCGACACCACCGGGTTCCGCGAATACACGCTCCACGTGAAGGATCTCCGGACGGGCGCGCTCCTCCCGGACCGGATCGAGCGCGTGTCGTCGGTGGCGTGGGCGGCGGACTCCGCCACCCTCTTCCACGTCACCGAGGACGACGCCAAGCGCGCCTACCGCCTGTGGCGTCATCGCCTGGGCGACCGCGACGACGTGCTCCTCTGGCAGGAGGACGACGAGCTGTTCCGCCTGGGCGTGTGGCGCTCGCGGAGCCGGGCCCTCGTCCTCTGCGCCTCGCGCTCCTTCACCACCACCGAGCATCGCTTCATCCCTGCCCACCGAGTGGACGCCGAGTGGCGCACCATTCTCTCGCGCGAGAAGGAGCACGAGTACGAGGTGGACCACGGCCTCGGGCCCGATGGCGGCCGCTTCTACATCCGCACCAACGCCGGCGGCCGCCGTAACTTTCGCCTCGTCTGGGCGCCGGAGGGCGAACCGGGTTCGGAGAGCTGGACGGAGCTGATCGCGCACCGCGAGGATGTGACGCTGGAGGACGTGGACGTGTTCGCGTCCCACTACGTGGTGCTCGAGCGCGAGGAGGGGCTCAACCGCCTCCGCGTCGTCTCGCTGGCCGACGGGACCTCGCGCCACGTGCAGTTCCCCGAACCGGCCTACGACATCGAGGCGGAGGCGAATCCCGAGTTCGACGCCTCCGGCTACCGCTTCGCGTATCAGTCCTTCATCACCCCGCCCACCATCTACGACTACGAGATGGGGACGGCGCGGCTCAACCTCCTCAAGCGGCAGGAGGTGCTGGGACACTACGACTCCACGCGCTATCGCGTGGAGCGCATTCACGCCACCGCGTCCGACGGGACGCGTGTGCCGATCTCGCTCGTCTGCCGCAAGGACACGCCGCGCGACGGCTCGAGCCCGCTGCTGCTGAACGGCTACGGCGCCTACGGCATCGTGGCCTCGCCGGCGTTCTCGTCCAACCGTCTCAGCCTGCTGGATCGGGGCGTCGCCTTCGCCATCGCCCACGTGCGCGGCGGCGGCGACATGGGCAAGCGCTGGCACGATGCCGGCCGGATGCTGCAGAAGAAGCACACGTTCACCGACTTCATCGCGTGCGCTGAGCACCTGATCGGCCAGGGCTACACGGCGAGCCCCCGTCTCGTGATCGAGGGCGGCAGCGCGGGTGGGCTCCTCATCGGCGCCGTGCTGAACATGCGGCCGGAGCTCTGCCACGCCGCGCTCCTGCGCGTGCCATTCGTGGACGTGATCAACACCATGCTGGACGAGAGCCTTCCGCTGACGGTGGGCGAGTTCGAGGAGTGGGGCAATCCCAAGATCCGCGAGCACTACGAGTACATGAGGAGCTATTGCCCCTACACCAACCTGGGCCCGCGGCACTACCCGATCATCCTCGCGCGCACCGCCCTCAACGACAGCCAGGTCATGTACTGGGAGCCCGCCAAGTGGGTAGCCCGCATGCGGGACCTGAAGGCCGACGACCACCCCCTCCTCTTCAAGATCAACATGGCGGCGGGGCACGGGGGCGCCTCCGGCCGCTACGACTTCCTCCGCGAGATCGCCCTGGACCACGCCTTCACGCTGACCACGCTCGGCCGGGCGTCGTGA